One part of the Pseudoalteromonas aliena SW19 genome encodes these proteins:
- the glnE gene encoding bifunctional [glutamate--ammonia ligase]-adenylyl-L-tyrosine phosphorylase/[glutamate--ammonia-ligase] adenylyltransferase, whose product MSNVKQLPIQLQKLGLMRFKKLYPQQHNIDSKIVTLLALSDFAWRSLESQPDLMPWLLCKSELQNRAIHSPFENWDLTELDESQCHKLLRKYREKYWLKVAFLDLCCNNPISDSIKYISQLADMLIQSANQWAHAHVAKVNGEPLDERNQAMPLMVLGMGKLGGQELNYSSDIDLIFAYPRSVKTQGGRRSIEAQVFYTKVAQKLIASLNQTTGDGQVFRVDMRLRPFGESGPLVMSFNAIEDYYQEQGRDWERYAMLKGRLIGAPNQYWDEFNQLLKPFVYRRYIDFSVIESLRKMKLMIAQEVRRKRLTNNIKLGAGGIREVEFIVQALQMVRGGREANLQTQSLLKALKELTVSQIIDDLEAKDLKNNYLYLRKVEQYLQIFDDQQTQTLPDDELNQQRLNLLLAQPDFTASVSDIEHVMSQINNEFTHVIGEETEPLDTCESAFVSAWEHGDISFLNDPKDDWQLPLQDFKLRLSKAKVGNRGRDILDKLMPALLKQLSNFNASATAFTMICQILNKIISRTAYLELLYENPGTLKQLVLLCCHSKWIGEHISRYPILLDELIDPAVLYKPTPLTAYKDEIRQYFLRIEHDDLELQMESLRQFKQTHQLRIAAADATGVIDVMKVSDHLTALAEAVVDQAVNIAWHNTAQRFGTPQGTDDENKGFAVIAYGKTGGFEVGYDSDLDLVFVHNHDGLSQTNGKKPIDSRQFYLKLAQRLMHLFNTRTASGILYELDTRLRPEGASGLLAINLESFNHYQQTQAWTWEHQALVRARLILGQDELIERFAEIRKGILCQQRDIKVLKDDVIKMREKMRVHLAKGNTDKFDLKQDIGGMADIEFITQYLVLKYAHEFERLTVYSDNVRILTDAAKIGCITKDQQQQLIHAYISYRSRYHVLSLEQQGRLVPRIQFEEDITNVKRIWDIIFELN is encoded by the coding sequence ATGAGTAATGTAAAGCAACTTCCTATTCAATTACAAAAACTTGGCTTGATGCGCTTTAAAAAGCTGTATCCGCAACAGCATAATATAGACAGTAAAATTGTAACGTTGTTAGCGCTGAGTGATTTTGCATGGCGTAGTTTAGAGTCGCAACCTGATTTAATGCCATGGTTGTTATGCAAAAGTGAACTACAAAATAGGGCTATACACTCTCCTTTTGAAAATTGGGACCTTACTGAATTAGATGAATCTCAATGTCATAAACTCCTTCGCAAGTATCGAGAAAAGTACTGGCTTAAAGTCGCTTTTTTAGATTTATGCTGTAATAACCCTATCTCAGATAGTATTAAATATATTAGCCAGCTTGCAGATATGCTGATTCAAAGCGCAAATCAATGGGCGCACGCACATGTTGCCAAAGTTAACGGTGAACCTTTGGATGAGCGCAACCAAGCAATGCCTTTAATGGTATTAGGAATGGGTAAATTAGGGGGGCAAGAACTTAATTACTCATCAGATATCGATCTTATTTTTGCATATCCTCGCAGCGTTAAAACACAAGGAGGGCGTCGCAGCATTGAGGCACAGGTATTTTATACTAAAGTTGCACAAAAGCTCATCGCATCATTAAATCAAACAACGGGTGATGGACAGGTATTTAGAGTTGATATGCGGCTTCGTCCATTTGGTGAAAGCGGCCCTTTGGTGATGAGCTTTAACGCGATTGAAGATTACTACCAAGAGCAAGGGCGTGATTGGGAGCGTTATGCCATGCTAAAGGGGCGCTTAATTGGCGCGCCTAATCAATACTGGGATGAGTTTAATCAGCTCTTAAAGCCGTTTGTATATCGCCGGTATATTGATTTTTCGGTTATTGAATCACTTCGTAAAATGAAGCTTATGATTGCTCAAGAAGTCCGCCGTAAACGATTAACAAATAATATAAAATTGGGTGCTGGTGGTATTCGAGAGGTGGAATTTATTGTTCAAGCCTTGCAAATGGTGCGCGGCGGGCGTGAAGCTAACTTACAAACGCAATCGTTACTCAAAGCATTAAAGGAGTTAACAGTAAGTCAGATTATTGATGATCTAGAAGCTAAAGATCTAAAAAATAACTATCTGTATTTAAGAAAGGTAGAGCAGTACTTACAAATATTTGACGATCAACAAACGCAAACATTGCCCGATGATGAGCTAAACCAACAGCGTTTGAATCTATTGCTAGCACAGCCAGACTTTACTGCATCGGTAAGTGACATTGAACATGTGATGAGTCAGATCAATAATGAATTTACGCATGTTATAGGTGAGGAAACTGAGCCTCTAGATACTTGTGAAAGTGCGTTTGTAAGCGCATGGGAACATGGTGATATAAGCTTTTTAAATGATCCCAAAGATGATTGGCAACTACCACTGCAAGACTTTAAGTTACGTTTGTCAAAAGCTAAAGTTGGTAATCGCGGACGTGACATTCTTGATAAGTTAATGCCAGCACTGCTCAAGCAGTTAAGTAACTTTAATGCCAGTGCAACAGCATTTACGATGATTTGCCAAATCCTCAATAAAATTATCTCTCGCACTGCGTATTTAGAATTACTATACGAAAATCCAGGTACATTAAAACAATTAGTTTTACTGTGCTGTCATAGCAAGTGGATAGGGGAGCATATATCTCGTTACCCAATACTGCTTGATGAATTAATAGACCCCGCAGTTCTTTATAAGCCAACTCCGTTAACTGCTTATAAGGATGAAATAAGGCAATATTTTTTACGTATTGAGCATGACGACTTAGAATTACAAATGGAGTCGTTAAGGCAGTTTAAGCAAACTCATCAATTACGCATAGCAGCCGCTGATGCGACAGGTGTTATTGATGTCATGAAAGTAAGCGATCACTTAACTGCATTAGCTGAGGCTGTTGTAGATCAGGCCGTAAATATTGCATGGCACAATACAGCTCAGCGTTTTGGTACGCCCCAAGGTACTGATGACGAAAATAAAGGCTTTGCAGTCATAGCGTATGGTAAAACAGGTGGTTTTGAAGTCGGTTATGATTCAGATTTAGATTTAGTATTTGTACATAATCATGATGGTTTAAGCCAAACGAATGGTAAAAAACCAATTGATTCGCGGCAGTTTTATTTAAAGCTAGCGCAGCGCTTAATGCACTTATTTAATACCCGTACAGCATCAGGTATTTTGTATGAACTCGATACACGTTTACGTCCTGAGGGAGCTTCTGGCTTATTAGCAATTAATCTTGAGAGCTTTAATCACTATCAGCAAACTCAAGCATGGACATGGGAGCATCAAGCGCTTGTGCGCGCCCGACTTATTTTAGGTCAAGATGAACTTATTGAGCGTTTTGCTGAAATCCGTAAGGGCATTCTTTGTCAGCAGCGTGATATAAAAGTATTAAAAGATGATGTAATAAAAATGCGTGAAAAAATGCGCGTCCATTTAGCAAAAGGCAACACAGATAAATTTGATTTAAAACAAGATATTGGTGGTATGGCCGATATTGAATTTATTACTCAATACTTAGTGCTTAAATATGCTCATGAATTTGAGAGGTTAACAGTGTACTCTGATAATGTAAGGATTTTAACTGATGCCGCAAAAATCGGATGCATTACAAAAGATCAGCAACAGCAGTTAATACACGCTTATATATCGTATCGTTCTCGTTATCATGTGTTGAGCTTGGAGCAGCAAGGTCGGTTAGTGCCACGTATACAATTTGAAGAAGATATTACTAATGTTAAGCGAATTTGGGATATAATTTTTGAATTGAATTGA
- a CDS encoding DUF350 domain-containing protein produces MSYLSLSNTSFVAIAISFVVICITVFILRIITQIKAKQALKDELAQYDNFAMGISFASEISVVIATIAFLFDEISISTAQSNPLKVAVLIFLLFAFIKIGHMIHRKWILRRFNEEAAILKKNVCAALVDSGMLIANCIMTLGLYTWTHTQGFSNLLIAFVSFFVLQGMFALDSKIREYRFAKANQGASLQSNFNLENTSIGIRYAGKSIGLALAAYAGLSSAAFQNGKMVENLFTLVMHCSVMWALLYTLTFIIKKISLPNIDTALEVDHQDNIGIACIEFAVFCAIGYLLISMFSI; encoded by the coding sequence ATGTCATATTTGTCTTTATCTAACACTAGTTTTGTTGCTATTGCTATTAGTTTTGTGGTTATTTGCATCACTGTTTTTATTTTGCGAATTATAACTCAAATCAAAGCAAAACAAGCGCTTAAAGACGAGTTAGCGCAATACGATAATTTTGCAATGGGCATTAGTTTCGCCTCAGAAATATCGGTTGTAATAGCAACCATCGCCTTTTTATTCGATGAAATAAGTATCAGTACTGCGCAATCAAATCCACTAAAAGTGGCTGTGTTAATATTTTTACTCTTTGCGTTTATAAAAATAGGACACATGATCCACCGCAAATGGATTTTACGTCGCTTTAATGAAGAAGCTGCTATTTTAAAGAAAAATGTATGTGCAGCACTTGTTGATTCAGGAATGTTAATCGCCAACTGCATTATGACTCTAGGCCTTTATACGTGGACTCACACGCAAGGCTTTAGTAATTTACTGATTGCATTTGTCAGCTTTTTTGTGCTGCAAGGGATGTTTGCCCTTGATAGCAAAATACGTGAGTACCGATTTGCAAAAGCCAATCAAGGGGCTTCATTACAAAGTAATTTTAATTTAGAAAATACTTCTATTGGTATTCGCTACGCTGGTAAATCTATTGGTTTAGCGTTAGCTGCTTATGCCGGCTTGTCGAGCGCTGCATTTCAAAATGGCAAGATGGTTGAAAATCTATTTACACTTGTTATGCATTGCAGTGTAATGTGGGCATTGCTTTATACGCTTACATTTATAATAAAAAAAATATCACTACCTAATATTGATACCGCTCTTGAGGTCGATCACCAAGATAATATCGGTATTGCGTGCATAGAATTTGCTGTTTTCTGTGCAATCGGCTATTTACTTATTAGCATGTTTTCTATTTAA
- the rsmE gene encoding 16S rRNA (uracil(1498)-N(3))-methyltransferase gives MRVPHIYQASSIALNTPVTLDDDAAGHIGRVLRMKVGEHVSIFNGEGGEYLSEIIEVTKKNVVVMPQELNLHDVESPLKIHLGQCVSRGDKMDFTIQKSVELGITEITPIFSQRCGVKLMGDRLDKKHQQWQKIAIAAAEQSGRNFVPIIHPPVDLKQWLAQDTNAIKLTLHPRAEHSIKTITVPKDGVRFLVGPEGGFTDDEMALTKQLEFVDIRLGPRVLRTETAALTVLSALQLQFGDLAN, from the coding sequence ATGCGAGTACCTCATATCTATCAGGCTTCGAGTATTGCCTTAAACACTCCCGTTACATTGGATGACGACGCAGCTGGCCACATTGGCCGGGTTCTTCGTATGAAAGTTGGCGAACATGTATCCATTTTTAATGGTGAAGGCGGCGAGTACCTTAGTGAAATTATTGAAGTTACTAAAAAAAATGTCGTGGTTATGCCACAAGAACTCAATTTACACGATGTTGAATCGCCATTAAAAATTCATTTAGGCCAATGCGTATCGCGTGGCGATAAAATGGATTTCACAATTCAAAAATCAGTTGAATTAGGGATTACCGAAATTACGCCTATTTTTAGTCAACGTTGTGGCGTAAAGCTAATGGGCGACCGTCTTGATAAAAAACACCAACAATGGCAAAAAATTGCGATTGCAGCGGCAGAGCAATCAGGGCGTAATTTTGTGCCAATCATCCACCCTCCGGTAGATTTAAAGCAATGGCTTGCACAAGATACCAATGCAATAAAGCTAACTCTCCACCCTCGTGCTGAGCACAGTATTAAAACTATTACGGTGCCTAAAGATGGCGTGCGCTTCTTAGTGGGCCCCGAAGGCGGCTTTACCGATGATGAAATGGCACTAACTAAACAACTAGAATTTGTAGATATTCGTTTAGGCCCACGCGTTTTACGAACAGAAACAGCCGCTTTAACGGTCTTAAGTGCATTACAACTTCAATTTGGCGATTTAGCTAATTGA
- the gshB gene encoding glutathione synthase codes for MAIKLGIISDPISGFNIKKDTGFAMMMQAQERGYEIYYMEMDDLSLRKGKSYATAAKAQVFNNAEKWYELEEKATIALADLDVILMRKDPPFDTEYIYATYILERAEQEGTLIINKPQSLRDANEKLFTAWFSEHTPDTLVTRSQKQIREFLAEHKDIILKPLDGMGGASIFRVTESDANIGVICETLTEHGSRFAMAQNYIPEIKQGDKRVLIVDGEVIPYCLARIPQNGETRGNLAVGGRGEARPLSESDLKIAQAVAPTLKEKGLIFVGLDIIGDKLTEINVTAPTCVREIEAAYDISITGILFDAIERKLDK; via the coding sequence ATGGCAATTAAGTTAGGTATTATTTCTGATCCTATTAGTGGATTTAACATCAAAAAAGACACCGGTTTTGCAATGATGATGCAGGCGCAAGAGCGCGGCTACGAAATCTACTACATGGAGATGGATGATTTATCACTTCGTAAAGGAAAATCGTATGCAACCGCCGCTAAAGCGCAAGTATTTAATAACGCTGAAAAGTGGTACGAACTTGAAGAAAAAGCCACCATTGCACTTGCCGACTTAGACGTCATTCTAATGCGTAAAGATCCTCCTTTTGACACCGAATACATTTACGCAACGTATATTCTAGAGCGCGCCGAGCAAGAAGGTACGCTTATAATTAACAAGCCACAAAGCCTACGTGACGCGAACGAAAAGCTATTTACAGCATGGTTTAGTGAACATACACCTGATACGTTAGTAACACGAAGCCAAAAGCAAATTCGTGAATTTTTAGCCGAGCATAAAGATATTATTTTAAAACCACTGGATGGTATGGGTGGCGCTTCTATTTTTCGTGTAACAGAAAGCGACGCGAACATTGGCGTAATTTGCGAAACACTTACAGAGCACGGCAGTCGGTTTGCAATGGCACAAAATTATATCCCTGAGATCAAACAAGGCGATAAGCGCGTATTAATAGTTGATGGCGAAGTAATTCCATATTGCCTAGCACGTATCCCACAAAATGGGGAAACTCGCGGCAATTTGGCCGTTGGTGGTCGCGGGGAAGCACGCCCACTTAGCGAATCAGATTTAAAAATAGCGCAAGCTGTAGCACCCACACTCAAAGAAAAAGGCCTAATATTTGTAGGCTTGGATATCATTGGCGATAAGCTAACAGAAATTAACGTAACAGCACCAACATGCGTACGTGAAATTGAAGCCGCTTATGATATTTCTATAACGGGTATTCTATTTGATGCCATAGAACGTAAATTAGATAAATAA